The genomic interval AATATCTATCCGCTCCTTTAATTTGCCTCGCCATGGACTCTATATCCTCAGGTGAATGCAAGGCTGGCAAAATAGTTGATCTAAACTCATAATCAACTTTTCCCTTCTTTAATATTATAACACTTTTTTTAATTGCTGATAAGTCCAGTTTACGACAAGTCACCTTGGCGTATTTTCGCCAAGGAGCTTTAATGTCCATTGCCACATAATCAACTAACTTCTTATCAATTAACTTTTGCAACAACTCTGGATTAGTTCCATTGGTATCCAACTTAACTAAATAACCCAAATTTTTTAATTTCTTTAAAAAACTAATCAGCCCACTTTGAATTGTTGGCTCTCCCCCAGTAATACATACTGCATCCAAAAGTTTTCTACGTTTCTTTAAGAAATTAAGAATCTCATCTGTAGCAATTACTTTAGCTATCCCTTTTACAATATCTGGATTATGACAAAAAGAGCAGCGAAAATTGCATCCTATAGTAAAGACTGTC from Candidatus Falkowbacteria bacterium carries:
- a CDS encoding anaerobic ribonucleoside-triphosphate reductase activating protein, with amino-acid sequence MLIGGLQKTTLLDYPDKVAATVFTIGCNFRCSFCHNPDIVKGIAKVIATDEILNFLKKRRKLLDAVCITGGEPTIQSGLISFLKKLKNLGYLVKLDTNGTNPELLQKLIDKKLVDYVAMDIKAPWRKYAKVTCRKLDLSAIKKSVIILKKGKVDYEFRSTILPALHSPEDIESMARQIKGADRYYLQQFQVSDKLVSDDFVIERPYTKKQLNEIVQPLKEWFRVCRVR